A DNA window from Catenulispora sp. GP43 contains the following coding sequences:
- a CDS encoding putative Ig domain-containing protein, producing the protein MKISSRLRAFACLATAVAVGGALAIGTATGAIASTAQSSSATISAAAAMITAETAGSAHASQPAPSTANQGSTHACPAVIMVGHEYCFALKRNGIHNSLASASPASIPSGVGYGPSQLQSAYNLTSASASDGAGRTIAIVDAYDDANAASDLAAYRSAAGLPAANFKKVNQTGAASPLPSAPPANDDWTLEESLDLDMASAICPLCNIVLVEANNDSGNGLFIAQNAAASLAGYVSNSWGGTESSTEPSMDSSYFTHASGIVTTVSAGDSDYGVSYPATSPKVVSVGGTSLSPALNSRGWTESVWNTTTGSEGTGSGCSAYEARPSWQTALNLPAGCTNRIDNDVAADADPATGAAVYDTANGNAGWNEVGGTSVSSPMVAAMFALAGNAGASPAQDIYQHTSNFFDVTAGNNGTCSPAYLCTAETGYDGPTGIGTPNGVAGLQTGNSSTDTVSVTEPGNQTSTVHTVISTLQMKATDSMGKALTYSANGLPAGLSISASGAITGTPTTAGTSTVTVTASSGTASGTTSFTWTVNPSGGGGCAAAQLLGNPGFETGSASPWSMTAGVLNNNILSEPAHSGSWDAWLDGYGTTHTDTLAQKVSIPATCKTANSSFWLHINTSERTTTTALDTLKVQVLSSSGTVLGTLATYSNLNANNGYTQHSFSLASYIGQTITLKFTGSENASLPTSFVVDDTTLNVN; encoded by the coding sequence GTGAAGATCAGCTCACGCCTGCGCGCGTTCGCGTGCCTGGCGACAGCCGTCGCCGTAGGCGGCGCGCTCGCGATCGGCACCGCGACCGGGGCGATCGCCTCCACGGCGCAGTCGTCATCCGCGACGATCTCGGCGGCAGCGGCCATGATCACCGCCGAGACAGCGGGCTCCGCGCATGCTTCGCAGCCCGCGCCCTCAACCGCGAATCAGGGCTCCACCCACGCCTGCCCGGCTGTGATCATGGTCGGCCACGAGTACTGCTTCGCGCTCAAGCGCAACGGGATCCACAATTCCTTGGCCTCGGCGTCACCGGCTTCCATCCCTTCCGGCGTCGGTTACGGGCCCTCCCAGCTGCAGTCGGCCTACAACCTGACTTCGGCCTCCGCCTCCGACGGCGCCGGGCGGACCATCGCGATCGTCGACGCGTACGACGACGCGAACGCGGCGAGCGACCTGGCCGCGTACCGGTCCGCCGCCGGCCTGCCCGCAGCCAACTTCAAGAAGGTGAATCAGACCGGGGCCGCCTCGCCGCTGCCCTCCGCCCCGCCGGCCAACGACGACTGGACCCTTGAGGAGTCGCTCGACTTGGACATGGCCTCAGCGATCTGCCCGCTGTGCAACATCGTCCTGGTCGAGGCGAACAACGACTCCGGCAACGGGCTCTTCATCGCCCAGAACGCCGCCGCCAGCCTGGCCGGATACGTATCGAATTCCTGGGGTGGCACCGAGTCCTCCACCGAGCCGTCGATGGACTCCTCCTACTTCACCCACGCCTCGGGCATCGTCACCACCGTGTCCGCGGGCGACTCGGACTACGGCGTCAGCTACCCCGCGACCTCCCCGAAGGTGGTCTCGGTCGGCGGGACCAGCCTGAGCCCGGCCTTGAACTCGCGGGGCTGGACCGAATCGGTCTGGAATACCACGACGGGTTCAGAGGGCACCGGCTCCGGCTGCTCGGCCTACGAGGCCCGGCCCTCCTGGCAGACCGCCCTGAACCTGCCCGCCGGCTGCACCAACCGGATCGACAATGACGTCGCCGCCGACGCCGACCCGGCCACCGGCGCCGCCGTCTATGACACCGCCAACGGCAACGCCGGCTGGAACGAGGTCGGTGGCACCAGCGTCTCCTCCCCGATGGTCGCGGCCATGTTCGCGCTCGCCGGTAACGCCGGCGCCAGCCCGGCACAGGACATCTACCAGCACACCAGCAACTTCTTCGATGTCACCGCCGGCAACAACGGCACATGCAGCCCCGCCTACCTATGTACCGCCGAAACCGGCTACGACGGCCCCACCGGCATCGGAACCCCGAACGGCGTCGCCGGCCTGCAGACCGGCAACAGCAGTACCGATACGGTCTCCGTCACCGAACCGGGCAACCAAACCTCGACAGTGCACACCGTCATCAGCACCCTGCAGATGAAGGCCACGGACTCCATGGGCAAGGCGCTGACCTACTCGGCCAACGGGCTCCCGGCCGGCCTGTCGATCAGCGCCTCCGGCGCCATCACCGGCACCCCGACCACAGCCGGCACCTCCACCGTGACCGTAACCGCCTCCTCCGGCACCGCCTCCGGAACGACCTCCTTCACCTGGACGGTCAACCCCTCCGGCGGTGGCGGCTGCGCCGCAGCCCAGCTGCTCGGCAACCCCGGCTTCGAGACCGGCTCGGCCTCACCGTGGTCCATGACCGCCGGCGTGCTGAACAACAACATCCTCTCCGAGCCGGCCCACTCTGGTAGCTGGGACGCGTGGCTGGACGGCTACGGCACCACCCACACCGACACCCTGGCGCAGAAGGTGAGCATCCCCGCCACCTGCAAGACGGCGAACTCCTCCTTCTGGCTGCACATCAACACCAGCGAGAGGACCACCACCACGGCCCTCGACACCCTCAAGGTCCAGGTGCTCAGCTCCTCCGGTACGGTGCTCGGCACGCTCGCGACCTACAGCAACCTCAACGCCAACAACGGCTACACCCAGCACTCCTTCAGCCTGGCCAGCTACATCGGCCAGACCATCACCCTGAAGTTCACCGGCAGCGAGAACGCCTCGCTGCCGACGTCGTTCGTCGTCGACGACACGACTCTGAACGTGAACTGA
- a CDS encoding integrase core domain-containing protein, translating into MSSCDPGLMFLSLAYRATRRVLGSVAVLFRSDVSKDAELLVLRHENAVLRRQIHRVRYESVDRFWFAALSSLIPRRRWPQVFPVSPATVLAWHRQLVARKWDYSARWKPGRPPTATAAKKLVLTMAKDNPMWGHRHIQGELVKLGHQIASSTVWEILHAAGLDPAPRRSGPTWKQFLTAQAHGILAIDFVHVDTIGLKRLYALILIEHGTRRAHLAGVTAHPTGEWTTQAARNVLIDLAEQGKKIKFLIRDRDTKFTDGFDAVFADEGVRILKSPPRAPRSNAICERAIGELRRELLDRMLIINEDHLRRTLTTYLAHRNEARPHRGLDQLTPTQAETGPPTPINLANYRIRRKAILGGLTHEYQIAA; encoded by the coding sequence TTGTCGAGCTGCGATCCTGGCCTGATGTTCTTGTCGCTTGCGTATCGTGCAACCCGCCGTGTTCTGGGTTCCGTGGCGGTCTTGTTTCGCAGTGACGTGTCCAAGGACGCTGAGCTGCTGGTGCTGCGCCACGAGAATGCAGTCCTGCGCCGTCAAATCCACAGAGTCCGTTACGAGTCGGTCGACCGGTTCTGGTTCGCGGCCCTCTCATCGCTGATCCCGCGTCGGCGTTGGCCTCAGGTGTTCCCGGTCAGCCCGGCGACGGTGTTGGCCTGGCACCGCCAGCTGGTCGCCCGCAAGTGGGACTACAGCGCCCGGTGGAAACCCGGCAGGCCACCGACCGCCACAGCAGCCAAGAAGCTCGTGCTGACCATGGCGAAGGACAATCCGATGTGGGGACATCGCCACATCCAGGGCGAACTGGTCAAGCTCGGCCACCAGATCGCCTCCTCGACGGTGTGGGAGATCCTGCACGCGGCCGGGTTGGATCCGGCACCGCGGCGTTCGGGCCCGACATGGAAGCAGTTCCTCACCGCCCAAGCCCACGGCATCCTCGCGATCGACTTCGTGCATGTAGACACGATCGGATTGAAACGGCTGTACGCCCTGATCCTCATCGAGCACGGAACCCGCCGGGCCCACCTGGCCGGGGTGACCGCCCATCCGACTGGAGAGTGGACAACCCAGGCCGCCCGCAACGTCCTGATCGACCTGGCCGAGCAGGGAAAGAAGATCAAGTTCCTGATCCGGGATCGCGACACCAAGTTCACCGACGGCTTCGACGCCGTGTTCGCCGACGAGGGAGTCCGCATCCTGAAGAGTCCGCCCCGAGCCCCTCGATCGAACGCGATCTGCGAAAGGGCCATCGGGGAACTACGACGCGAACTGCTCGACCGGATGCTGATCATCAACGAAGACCACCTGCGCCGCACCTTGACGACCTATCTCGCCCACCGGAACGAGGCCAGACCGCACCGCGGGCTCGACCAGCTGACCCCGACCCAAGCCGAGACCGGCCCGCCAACGCCGATCAACCTCGCCAACTACCGAATCCGCCGGAAGGCCATCCTCGGCGGACTCACCCACGAGTACCAAATCGCCGCCTGA